In one Vibrio sp. VB16 genomic region, the following are encoded:
- the purF gene encoding amidophosphoribosyltransferase, protein MCGIVGIVGTNPVNQSIYDALTVLQHRGQDAAGIVTIESNRFRLRKANGLVRDVFDSKHMQRLQGNVGIGHVRYPTAGSSSASEAQPFYVNSPFGITLAHNGNLTNAAEIREKLFEKDRRHVNTTSDSEVLLNVLAHEIDTVKGNVTSEDVFRAVTNVHRTIKGAYAVAAMIIGHGMIAFRDPHGIRPLCLGKRELEGSIEYMVASESVALDAVGFDFVRDVAPGEGIYVTFDGQLFTQQCADNPQVNPCIFEYVYFARPDSFIDKISVYSARVEMGKKLGEKIQREWSDLDFDVVIPIPETSCDIALQIAQIMNKPYRQGFVKNRYVGRTFIMPGQTQRRKSVRRKLNAIRSEFKGKNVLLVDDSIVRGTTSEQIIEMAREAGASNVYMVSAAPEIRFPNVYGIDMPSANELIAHGRDAEEIAKLIGADALIFQTLEDLVAAVGLGNVDIKQFETSVFNGEYVTGDIDQKYLDFLDSLRNDDSRLQKDIQQDLASLELYNEGV, encoded by the coding sequence ATGTGTGGTATTGTTGGAATCGTGGGTACAAATCCAGTTAATCAGTCAATTTATGACGCACTGACTGTATTGCAACATCGTGGCCAAGATGCTGCTGGTATTGTTACCATAGAAAGCAATCGTTTTCGTTTGCGTAAAGCGAACGGTTTAGTTAGAGATGTGTTTGACTCTAAACATATGCAACGCCTTCAAGGAAACGTGGGTATCGGCCACGTCCGCTATCCAACGGCGGGAAGTTCTAGTGCTTCTGAAGCACAACCGTTTTATGTGAACTCGCCATTTGGCATTACATTGGCACACAATGGTAACTTAACCAATGCCGCCGAAATTCGTGAAAAACTGTTTGAGAAAGATCGCCGCCACGTCAATACCACTTCTGACTCTGAAGTTTTGTTGAATGTTCTCGCTCATGAGATTGATACCGTTAAAGGCAATGTTACGTCTGAAGATGTTTTTAGAGCCGTAACTAACGTGCACAGAACGATAAAAGGCGCTTATGCAGTCGCGGCCATGATTATCGGCCATGGCATGATTGCTTTTCGCGACCCGCACGGAATTCGTCCGCTCTGCTTAGGCAAAAGAGAGTTAGAGGGTAGCATCGAGTATATGGTGGCTTCCGAGTCTGTTGCACTTGATGCCGTGGGTTTTGATTTCGTGCGAGACGTTGCACCAGGCGAAGGTATTTATGTGACGTTTGACGGCCAGTTGTTTACTCAACAATGCGCGGATAACCCGCAAGTAAACCCTTGTATCTTCGAGTATGTATATTTTGCTCGTCCAGATTCATTTATCGACAAAATCTCCGTATATAGCGCTCGCGTTGAAATGGGTAAGAAGCTCGGTGAAAAAATTCAACGAGAATGGTCTGATCTGGACTTTGATGTCGTCATACCTATTCCAGAAACATCATGTGATATTGCGCTTCAGATTGCTCAAATTATGAATAAACCTTATCGCCAAGGTTTTGTGAAAAACCGATATGTTGGCCGCACCTTTATCATGCCGGGACAGACTCAACGTAGAAAATCAGTGCGTCGTAAATTGAATGCTATTCGATCTGAATTTAAGGGTAAGAATGTGCTGTTGGTTGATGATTCTATTGTCCGTGGTACAACTTCAGAGCAGATCATAGAGATGGCACGTGAAGCAGGTGCCAGCAATGTATACATGGTTTCAGCTGCACCGGAAATTCGCTTCCCAAATGTCTACGGTATCGATATGCCTAGTGCAAACGAATTAATTGCTCACGGCCGTGATGCGGAAGAAATCGCGAAACTTATTGGTGCAGACGCGCTAATTTTCCAGACATTGGAGGATTTGGTTGCCGCGGTTGGTTTAGGCAATGTCGATATCAAGCAGTTTGAAACGTCGGTCTTTAATGGTGAGTATGTAACCGGTGATATTGACCAAAAATATTTAGACTTCTTAGATTCTTTAAGAAATGATGACTCTCGATTGCAAAAAGATATTCAGCAAGATTTGGCGAGTTTGGAGTTATACAACGAAGGGGTATAA
- a CDS encoding response regulator, with protein sequence MMNSQADSVLFEQKSRLDSRTIMLVDDDPIFRRFTSVVLEKEGYFIIEAEHGLDGLQKLREEVPDLIVCDLSMPILNGIEFAEEVSWEYPEVPMIVVSATEDMSDVARALRFGIKDFLTKPISTPKHLLSAISNILDDENKHISTSRDFASQWFRVGEEGDIPEDKELYWHLDHLKENPNAAKDLLTALLPDRDTRQGKWKCSYSLLQSSENMPLVFDYAWLIDGQFAFYLIDSTTVDGCGVATSLLVRALFNDSLRRQQLSKDMLVEFGENLESGINCIDSVSSIGALIGIADMTDGTVSILPAGLDAIWTEGERKTHIEGGHHLGTGCVKNELFENLSILSGGKLNIANIGVSHFSLDIKPDSTD encoded by the coding sequence ATGATGAATAGTCAAGCCGACTCTGTTCTTTTTGAGCAAAAGAGTCGTTTGGATAGTCGTACAATAATGTTGGTAGATGATGATCCGATTTTTCGTAGATTCACATCAGTAGTACTAGAAAAAGAAGGGTATTTTATCATTGAGGCGGAACATGGCCTAGATGGATTGCAAAAACTGCGCGAAGAGGTTCCCGATCTTATTGTTTGTGATCTATCTATGCCAATACTTAACGGTATTGAGTTCGCAGAAGAGGTGAGTTGGGAGTATCCAGAAGTTCCAATGATTGTAGTTTCCGCGACGGAAGATATGTCAGATGTTGCACGTGCGTTGCGATTTGGTATTAAGGATTTTTTAACCAAACCCATCTCCACGCCGAAACATTTGCTGTCTGCAATTTCGAATATCTTAGATGATGAAAATAAACATATTAGCACCTCTCGTGATTTTGCCAGTCAATGGTTTAGAGTCGGTGAGGAAGGGGATATTCCTGAAGACAAAGAACTTTACTGGCATTTGGACCATTTAAAAGAGAATCCGAATGCTGCGAAAGATTTACTGACGGCTTTACTGCCTGATAGAGATACTAGACAAGGTAAGTGGAAATGCAGCTATAGTTTGCTTCAATCATCAGAGAACATGCCTTTAGTATTTGATTATGCCTGGCTAATTGATGGGCAATTTGCCTTTTACCTCATTGATTCAACCACTGTCGATGGTTGCGGTGTAGCAACGTCTTTATTGGTTCGAGCATTATTCAATGACAGCCTACGGCGACAACAGTTAAGTAAAGATATGTTAGTCGAATTTGGTGAGAACCTAGAGAGCGGCATCAATTGTATTGATTCTGTTTCTTCGATCGGAGCGCTGATAGGCATTGCTGATATGACCGATGGGACGGTAAGTATTTTACCTGCTGGTTTAGACGCGATTTGGACGGAAGGGGAAAGAAAAACCCATATAGAAGGGGGGCATCACCTTGGAACGGGTTGTGTGAAAAATGAATTGTTTGAAAACCTAAGCATCCTCTCTGGTGGCAAGTTAAACATTGCCAATATCGGGGTCAGCCATTTTAGTTTAGATATAAAACCCGATTCTACTGACTGA
- a CDS encoding LysR family transcriptional regulator: protein MKFDDLNLFRLVVENGSYTATSKKTLIPVATITRRIQALEDAVNLRLLNRHARKLSLTEAGERFYQECAPILKQLSSTTEVITDDCRGAAGKLRVSAPSNLTKRVILPMLSDFMASYPDINIELTMSNDADQIDPIDWDIIFRVGPQRDSTLIARKIDSVKDILVASPEYLKSSKAPLTHADDLSEHALLKGSPLLKWLLTNSSGETVLNNDKARFEANALNVVRRASARGLGITLMPDIMLQEYFENGSLVRILNDWSANPRDIYMLYNHKDHQPEKVRLLIEYVTHYHDK from the coding sequence ATGAAATTTGATGATCTAAATCTATTTCGACTTGTAGTCGAGAATGGAAGCTACACAGCAACGTCTAAAAAGACACTTATTCCCGTAGCCACTATTACACGGCGAATTCAGGCGCTTGAAGACGCTGTAAATCTGCGACTTTTGAACCGCCATGCGAGAAAGTTATCTCTGACAGAAGCCGGTGAACGTTTCTATCAAGAGTGTGCTCCTATCTTAAAACAACTCTCTAGTACCACTGAAGTCATAACCGACGATTGTCGTGGGGCGGCAGGAAAGCTGCGGGTATCTGCACCATCAAATCTTACTAAGCGAGTCATTCTTCCAATGCTCAGTGATTTTATGGCAAGTTACCCTGACATCAACATTGAACTGACGATGAGTAATGATGCCGACCAGATTGACCCTATCGATTGGGACATTATCTTTCGAGTTGGGCCCCAAAGAGATTCAACCCTTATCGCACGTAAAATAGATTCTGTTAAAGACATACTCGTTGCCAGTCCCGAATATCTAAAGAGCAGCAAAGCACCACTGACACATGCTGACGACTTGTCTGAGCACGCATTGTTGAAAGGCAGCCCCTTGCTTAAGTGGTTATTAACAAATAGTAGTGGCGAGACGGTTCTTAATAACGACAAAGCACGATTTGAGGCGAATGCGCTCAACGTCGTTCGCCGAGCATCAGCAAGAGGCTTAGGTATTACGTTGATGCCGGACATAATGCTTCAAGAATACTTTGAAAATGGTAGCTTGGTTCGCATTCTGAATGACTGGAGCGCAAACCCTAGAGATATCTACATGCTTTATAATCATAAAGATCATCAACCGGAGAAGGTTCGTCTGCTGATTGAATACGTCACTCACTATCATGATAAATAG
- a CDS encoding SPOR domain-containing protein, which produces MASKFQSRLVGTIILVAVGVIVLPDVLDGKKKHYKEDLAAIPLKPDVGTEVESFEVLQPIAVQTALPESPVKATTSIPDVEEVVVVVNDVVEKNEYQESAWIIQLMALKNADNAKTLVKDLQKRGYQANIKQEKAFTRIIIGPDTSKSKLERQIKELQKVTGSKGQLLKFKPLNP; this is translated from the coding sequence ATGGCAAGTAAATTCCAAAGCCGTTTGGTTGGAACCATCATTTTAGTCGCTGTCGGGGTCATAGTATTACCGGATGTCTTAGATGGTAAAAAAAAGCACTATAAAGAAGATCTTGCGGCTATCCCTCTTAAGCCAGATGTTGGAACGGAGGTGGAATCGTTCGAAGTATTGCAACCTATTGCCGTACAAACGGCTTTGCCAGAAAGTCCCGTTAAGGCGACGACCTCTATACCTGATGTTGAGGAAGTTGTGGTGGTGGTCAATGATGTGGTTGAAAAGAATGAATACCAAGAGAGTGCTTGGATTATTCAATTGATGGCGTTAAAAAACGCCGATAATGCAAAAACTCTGGTAAAAGATCTGCAGAAACGTGGATATCAAGCGAATATTAAGCAAGAAAAAGCATTTACTCGTATTATCATTGGACCAGACACTTCCAAAAGTAAATTGGAAAGACAAATCAAAGAACTTCAAAAAGTTACCGGCTCAAAAGGTCAATTGTTGAAATTTAAGCCCCTAAACCCATAA
- the apt gene encoding adenine phosphoribosyltransferase — translation MTTETITLIKASIKTIPDYPKPGILFRDVTSLMEDATAYQATIQLLVEKYKEMGFTKIVGTEARGFLFGAPLALELGVGFVPVRKPGKLPRATISESYELEYGTDMLEIHTDAIVEGDKVLVVDDLLATGGTIEATTKLIRRLGGVVEYAAFVINLPEIGGEARLKALDLNVYSICEFEGH, via the coding sequence ATGACTACTGAAACAATCACATTAATTAAAGCAAGCATTAAAACCATTCCTGATTATCCAAAGCCAGGTATCTTATTTCGTGATGTTACCAGCCTCATGGAAGACGCGACGGCGTATCAAGCAACGATTCAACTGCTTGTAGAGAAATACAAAGAGATGGGTTTCACGAAAATAGTAGGTACTGAAGCACGAGGTTTCCTTTTCGGTGCACCTCTAGCTCTTGAACTTGGTGTAGGTTTTGTACCAGTAAGAAAACCAGGTAAATTACCTCGTGCAACGATCTCTGAATCATATGAATTGGAATATGGCACGGATATGTTGGAGATTCATACGGACGCAATAGTAGAAGGCGACAAAGTTCTTGTTGTTGATGATCTACTTGCAACGGGTGGGACTATTGAAGCCACTACGAAACTAATTCGTCGTTTAGGTGGTGTTGTAGAGTATGCCGCGTTTGTTATTAACCTCCCTGAAATTGGCGGTGAAGCGCGTCTTAAAGCTCTAGATCTTAACGTTTACAGCATCTGTGAATTTGAAGGTCACTAA
- a CDS encoding CvpA family protein, which produces MNWIDFIILGVIGLSALISLVRGFVKEALSLVIWFGAFFIASQYYERLSVYFSGIEDDMFRRGSAIAALFVATLVVGAIVNYVIAQLVQKTGLSGTDRVLGVVFGTLRGVLIIAATLFFMDAFTALSNSEWWKESVLIPEFSRIIAPFFDHLKQTSSFLSGAI; this is translated from the coding sequence ATGAATTGGATAGATTTTATAATTTTAGGTGTGATCGGGCTTTCCGCTTTGATCAGTTTAGTAAGAGGCTTTGTTAAAGAAGCATTGTCATTAGTTATCTGGTTTGGTGCGTTTTTCATAGCAAGTCAATATTATGAAAGACTCTCCGTTTATTTTTCCGGAATAGAAGATGACATGTTTCGCAGAGGAAGTGCGATAGCGGCTCTCTTTGTGGCTACGTTAGTTGTCGGCGCCATCGTCAACTACGTTATAGCTCAGCTGGTACAAAAAACAGGTTTATCAGGCACTGATAGGGTACTTGGTGTGGTTTTTGGCACACTAAGAGGTGTACTTATCATTGCTGCCACCCTGTTTTTTATGGATGCGTTTACTGCATTGTCAAATTCAGAGTGGTGGAAAGAATCGGTGTTAATACCTGAATTTAGTCGTATTATCGCACCATTTTTTGACCATTTGAAACAAACATCGAGCTTTTTATCTGGCGCTATTTAG